TTACCTTTCTGCTGCTGACGAACATCATGATTTGATGAATTCTCAAGAAGTGAAGGACTTACTTGCCGAACATCGGGTCACCTGGACCTTCATACCAATACGCGCACCTTGGCGCGGTGGGTTTTGGGAACGTGTAATTGGACTcatgaaaacaacaataaagaAGGTATTGAGTCGCGCCTTTGTCACTTTTGATGAGCTACGCACTCTACTCACCGAAATCGAAGCCACGTTGAATGATAGACCGCTGACTTACGTGTCTACAAACGAGGATGACCCAATCGCATTGACGCCGTCGCATCTACTCTACTGTCGACCGTCAACGACTCTACCCTACATATCTGTGGATAATGAGGAGTTCAACGACCCGTCGTATGGAAATCATAACGCTTTGAATGAAAGATATCAACATCTTTCCTATCTACAGTCTAGCTTTTGGAAAAGATGGTCCACAGAGTATCTCACCGCGCTCAGAGAACGACATCGACTAACTGCTACTGGAATTAAAACTAATTCTACTCAGATTGGCGATATAGTCCTCGTACATAGTGATGTAGACAAGCGAATGAAGTGGAAGATAATGAAAGTTCACAAACTCATCTACGAGAAAGATGGCCTGGTAAGATCGGCCGATATTAAGAGTCATCGGGTAAAACTAATCGTCCGATTCAGAAACTTTCCCCCtatgaagtacatgtacagtcGCTTGATTGCCTGGAAAGTACTGACCAGTTGCCAGGATCTGATGTTCCAACGCTGCCGGACAATCACAAAACGGATGCCCGACCAAAACGGAAGGCTGCCAGGATTGTATGAAAGACTTGTGacaaatttgtgtattttacgATACTGAACAATGTGAACTTTTTTTCACGGAATGTTTCAGTCTATTTTTCGACACCTTTCCCACGGACAGACTTTTGGGAATATCATATCACGATTCCTGCCCATAAATATGACTTTCAGTCGATATTAACTTTGTCCTGCCGGGGAATGTCGTGAAAGTTTGAGATTGTTGTAGTTTTGTTATGTTTTCATAAGCTGCGTATTTTGCATGCTAAAGCTTGATGTTTAAATAGGATTCTAAACTTGTTTGACATCACGGAGCGAACGTCATCGAAAACCAGGATTTGCTTCCAcgcatgacctttgagaatttgGCCAATGACGTTCATGTTTATTCtaactttgataaaaagttCTCTGCTGCCTTTCCCGCCGTTTTGGGAAATGAAAGCGAGGTTTTACACGGTTTTGGGGCTGTTCGTTTTTCCGTGTAACGTGAGGAGTTCATGATTCTCTCTCCACTATTTTCAATAAATACGTGTTTATTGTTAACTATTTCGAGTCCGGCTTTCTTCTGACGTCCGATATAAAAGAACTTCCCCCATAAAGTGCTACTTGTCGAGTAAATGTTTAACTAAGTTTGGCGGGTTTCGATGAGTCAACACATCACAGAAATATTTCCTGTAAACTTTCCTTTACCACAGAGTATGATAGATGAACTTACAATGCCGTCTTTTTCGAATtaaactgaaaatgttgaaaataataacacatcGTTCATCGACGTTTCGCAGCAGAtgaaaactgaactgaactCAATGAAATAACCTAATAAGAACACTGCTAAACAGTGGTGCTTTCTAAAAATTTCTAGAGTCCTGCATTGCTTATTCAAAGAACCAAAAATAACAAGGTATACGCTCTGTAAAACCTTGATTAAAAACAGAGGAATTGTTACTCTGGGCATGAATAATTGACCGCTTTGTGCGTGGAACCGTTTTATACATTATAATTGTTTAGACTAGTAAAAATTTATTGCTACACTTCAGTGATTCTCGTGAAGTGATGAAAATTAGGCAGCCACGCCCGCCTTCTTACATAGATTAACTGAAAACATAATGTGTAAAGAACCAcagaaaattttggaataattatataaatatataattttattcCCAAATTTTCAATCGCATGCCTGAAAATTAGTCTATGTGCATCATATACACTGCAATATACGGCAATGACATGAACAAACATAAAACATCATATGGTGAGGAGCAGGTAGAATGCATTATATTTCGCACTGCGTGCGAAGTCGGCTGTGATTTACAATCAGCGATTGTCCAAGGTATGACTGGAACACGTTACTGCTATTATGTTTGAGGATTTTTTAGTTTGGTTCACACTGCAGATGACGTGTGTGGAGTGATTACATACTGATCAATAGACGCACATACTGAATAAGTGGCGtaataaacagtaaaaatatATATGGCTGTACGTAGGACAGGCAGGGAACATCTGTATGAGACAATTCCAGTCCTCCCGTTGAAAGCCAGAAAAACTACAATAGAAAGCAGATGCTGGTAGAAGAGAGAATTTAGAAGGTGAAGCCAAAGCTGTAGTCATCCAAAGGCAAAAATCACTCCCTGAAAATAAAGAAGAGATTATACTTACAGTGCCTGCGCAATGGTTATTGTGTTGTTGCCGCTGTTGAAAGCACTTCACATACACTCCAAAGTCATCTGCATTTGAATGGCTCAAGGatacattatcataacaatAGGCACCTGGTACATACAGATTCTGATAATTGGTTCAGGGCACAGGGGTCATGACCTCAGTAGGGCTGGTATTGTGTAAGGTAGTGTCATTTAGCGTATTGTGGACTGCTTGACTCCTTCAAGACAACACAGATCTCCATGTAAAATCAGGCCTTCAGGATGTGCAATGTGACATGGCTTGAAAAGTCTAATGTACACAATTCCATTCATTAATCAATTAATGTTTTCCTTTGCATGATAGATTACAATTAACACCGTATCAAACTCAACTCCAAGGCTCCTTTCTGTATTTTGTGACACAGAAATGAATAGTCTTTTTATAAACAAATAGccatttgttttgttgtttggaGCACACACAGTTTTTTGCTTAAACTGGCCATTTCAAACATTATTTGTTTACCCAGATATAAAGTTGAAACAATTAAAGTTTATATACTTTGAAGACATCACGACTTCCCGAAACACATTATGTGGTTAGCGGATGAAAAAGTTCACTGTGCATTTATTACATAAAATCTGCCTAAAACAATAACTTTCATGCATTGTTGGTCAACAAATAGAGAAGGGTTAGCTCATACACGGCTTTCCTTTAATTTCACTGAGTTGGCAGGTAATCTATGAAGCTATATGCATAGTGATGACTGGCCATATTCCGGGGTAAACCAAAAGTTGTACTTTCAAATTTAACCCATACAGCATGTCATACTAAACAGAGACAAATCTATTTACAGGTATATTTCGACATATTTCAGTATATACTTGAGAATATGAAACTACTTCTACAGAACAAAAATCATTTAATGATGAAAATCTTCAATACTTAGAGCTATTATCCTTCTAAATATTTGGTGGCCATATTGAGATCATAAATCTGTTTATcaaagaaagcttgtttaaTGATCGTAAACACTTCTCTACTTTCGAGTGTCTCTTGTGTGACAGATTTAATTTCTAAAACTTACTGTACATAATGATCTtataatattttgcaaagtgtaGAGCAAGGTATGTGATGGTCTGACGTTTTTGAGGAAAGGTGTTATTGTAGCTGGACTTCACGACCTGAACACCAGCATTTGATAATAgtacttttgtaccaaattactaGACCAAAGAAGATTTACTCTTTTGTTGATCTCAGCCATTTCCGGGCCTGACCAGATTGGATGTGCAGTGTAGGTTGCTAGGcaaaggggccgtcgataataaaagctgacgcacaagaaatgTAATTCCTTCATATTACTttaaaccccctcccccctccccctcaaaacgaaCATTCTTATGCAAAccaatttcgtattatgatgccgtttctgacaaacccacacgcacctgTCCGATCCACACgtccatgaaaaaataccggaagtgcacATTAATGAATAAACCTCCACTAAACGCGTTTCGTACATTTTACGCTCAAATATAATATGTCGGTTTACCGCACTGCGTACCGCACGTGTCTCTGCACTACGCAACTCTATACATAAAAGTGTATCAATTTCAATTCAAACATTAATTGGGATAGTGTTTCTTTTGTAAATTCATATTTGAAACTCTTTTTTTACTCCACAATCCTGCAGTAATTTCAGCTCCGCATTTTCCCCACAATCGCAAGTGGTCATAATGTAGAAAACAATAGACGAAGTTCCTTAATAttcgattttgacgcacacaaaacgaaatgagcttttacccctccccctaaacgaaagaattacgtttgtcgtgcgtcagcttttgttatcgacggcccctaaacTAAAATCATAATGTACCGGTAGTTGCCCCAGCTGGGGAAAGTACGCTTCTGAAATATGTCAAGAGGGGTTTGGCTATGAAGAATTGGCAATCACTATgccagggttttctctcgactgtgCGATTGCGCGAATTGTGCATTtcgagccattgtctgccctttaaaagttactgacagcgcgaaaatcgcgcacaaaTACAGCAAGCAAATACGCCCATATGAAGGTGACCCCAGCGCATAGTGTAGTGACCTGAATATGCGGTTGTTTCTGcctctaaaatgtcaagtctgtcCCTTAATTTTGACGAATGGCGCAAAAATTGCCCCCTTCtagtgaacatgcagagaaaacactgctaTTCCATGCTTGACCAGTCTTGAAGCAAGCCTTGTTATCCTGGTATACTGTCCATGCATTGATTATGCACTGTAATTGGTGGATAGCGATCTTCCTGGAGTAAGATATTCACACTGGGACTTCAGTTTTGTGACTTCAGTCATGGTAAGGGTCTTAGAAAGCAGACAGCTTCTACCTAACTGATCATTCAGTCTTGTAATCGCATAAAAAAGGTATCTCGCACATAAAGCCACGACTACACTACTACTATtctgttgcatttttttattgtacagttttatcaaaaattaccttttcacacacttttgaagaaattATCTCAAAATGAATAAAAGTTAGCGATCCGTAATGAAGAGTAACATCTGTTggagagttcaaaggtcaaagttcaaaggtctCACAGTAGAGGTAGTTTGAATTTCACTTCCACATTGTGTATGGtaagtgtttacaaatatacatGGTGAAGT
Above is a window of Ptychodera flava strain L36383 chromosome 19, AS_Pfla_20210202, whole genome shotgun sequence DNA encoding:
- the LOC139118063 gene encoding uncharacterized protein is translated as MMSDNKSIYLSAADEHHDLMNSQEVKDLLAEHRVTWTFIPIRAPWRGGFWERVIGLMKTTIKKVLSRAFVTFDELRTLLTEIEATLNDRPLTYVSTNEDDPIALTPSHLLYCRPSTTLPYISVDNEEFNDPSYGNHNALNERYQHLSYLQSSFWKRWSTEYLTALRERHRLTATGIKTNSTQIGDIVLVHSDVDKRMKWKIMKVHKLIYEKDGLVRSADIKSHRVKLIVRFRNFPPMKYMYSRLIAWKVLTSCQDLMFQRCRTITKRMPDQNGRLPGLYERLVTNLCILRY